The Sphingobacteriales bacterium nucleotide sequence TTATTCCAAATCAATGAAAAATATATTACCTTTATCAAACAACCATTCATTATGTTCATTTGGATTTTCAAACTCATATTCAAGCTTAAAGGCTGGAAACTACAAACAGAAATGATAAAAGATTACAAACAATCTATTACTATTGCTGCGCCACACACAAGCAACTGGGATTTAATAATTTCTCTAGCAGCTTTTGATTTAATGCAACTCAAAGTAAAATTCACACTAAAAAAAGAATGGTTCAGATTTCCATTTAAAAGAATAATGCGCAACTTTGGAGGCATTGCTATCGATAGGACACCAAAAGTAGCTGGCGAACAACGATTGAGTACCGTGGAAGCAATGGCAAATTTATTTAAAGAGAATGAAGAATTGCATATCATGGTTACGCCAGAAGGTACACGAAGC carries:
- a CDS encoding 1-acyl-sn-glycerol-3-phosphate acyltransferase, encoding MFIWIFKLIFKLKGWKLQTEMIKDYKQSITIAAPHTSNWDLIISLAAFDLMQLKVKFTLKKEWFRFPFKRIMRNFGGIAIDRTPKVAGEQRLSTVEAMANLFKENEELHIMVTPEGTRSLRTEWKTGFYHTAKLAGVPILCGYLDYEKKIAGIGKIIFPSDNMEADLRAIMAFYKDIKGKYPEKFSTDLRYS